Proteins co-encoded in one Terriglobia bacterium genomic window:
- a CDS encoding bifunctional oligoribonuclease/PAP phosphatase NrnA, translating into MLDEVLNQIGRRTRFVLTSHARPDGDAIGSVLACSQILRSMGKQADVFLFDGVPQVYRPLPFADSVVQTARIPENYEAAVILECDSLQRTRLEGLDRHYLINIDHHSSARPFADVNWIDPHACATAEMIYLLACQAGVKLSPEIATCLYTAVLTDTGSFGYAGTSERTFVLAQELVRAGADPVAIAQNVYFSNPTSKMRLLGAALNNLHRDGALAWMYVTRADMERTGALEEHSEGLVNYALALEGVEVALFFREMPDHRYRVSLRSKGAVNVAAIAEKFGGGGHECASGCSMDGPLSVAIERVLAQLRMHGFQKVQ; encoded by the coding sequence ATGCTCGACGAGGTTCTGAACCAGATCGGCCGTAGAACTCGCTTCGTGCTCACCTCGCATGCGCGGCCTGACGGCGACGCCATCGGTTCCGTACTCGCCTGCAGCCAGATCCTCCGCTCAATGGGCAAGCAGGCTGATGTCTTCCTGTTCGACGGCGTCCCCCAGGTCTATCGTCCACTACCATTTGCAGACAGCGTCGTCCAGACTGCGCGCATTCCTGAAAATTACGAAGCCGCTGTCATCCTCGAGTGTGACAGCCTCCAGCGAACGCGGCTTGAGGGGCTTGACCGCCATTACTTGATCAATATCGATCACCATTCCAGCGCAAGACCATTTGCGGATGTGAATTGGATCGATCCCCACGCCTGCGCGACCGCCGAGATGATTTACCTCCTCGCATGCCAGGCAGGCGTAAAGCTCAGCCCCGAAATCGCGACCTGCTTATATACGGCGGTCCTCACCGACACAGGCTCTTTCGGTTACGCCGGGACCAGCGAGCGAACCTTTGTGCTCGCCCAGGAACTTGTGCGCGCCGGAGCTGACCCCGTCGCCATCGCGCAGAATGTCTATTTTTCAAACCCGACGTCGAAAATGCGACTGCTCGGAGCCGCGCTCAACAATTTGCATCGTGACGGCGCCCTGGCCTGGATGTACGTGACCCGCGCCGACATGGAGCGGACGGGAGCGCTCGAAGAGCACAGCGAAGGGCTCGTGAACTACGCCCTCGCGCTTGAGGGCGTCGAGGTGGCTTTATTCTTCCGCGAAATGCCCGATCACCGTTACCGGGTCAGTCTTCGCAGCAAGGGTGCGGTCAATGTTGCCGCGATTGCCGAGAAGTTTGGCGGCGGTGGACACGAGTGCGCTTCCGGATGCTCCATGGATGGCCCGCTCTCCGTGGCCATCGAACGTGTTCTCGCCCAACTGCGCATGCACGGCTTCCAAAAAGTTCAGTAA
- a CDS encoding glycosyltransferase family 39 protein — translation MTDRRATIYEFIIVVGFCLFLFFYNLGAFGLVGADEPRYAKIAREMVETHQYITPKLNGQPWLEKPILYYWRAAIAFKLFGVSDTTARLPSATFAFFLVVVVYFWMRRFRPGAQLDAALMVAACAMIIAFGRAASMDMQLAAPFCAGMLCWWGWHQNGRRWWLIAFYVLMAIATLAKGPVAPFLAGLIVFVYAVIRRDWKIISGTLWPIGVIVFFLVAAPWYIAVQLETPSFFRFFFWEQNLQRFGTGRYHHPAPFWFFIPVFLLAVMPWTTYVVAGLVDVIRDWRFRKKYQQDLGDGLWLYLFLWVVIPIVFFSFSQSKLPGYILPAVPPALILAADFLRRRMIECGQPSLILLAIHSTFSAILIAALVLAPAQLVKVPPSPHALMIASALGMFVFFGIFLAVIARGFPILRFVTLVPVIIGVAFILRTVAPIINSTQSERPVANALTSFGVSQNATIATFQAKREVGYGLAWYRNQSISVYDHLEIPKSEHIVVAGAGSEEKMHEILPGRTITRIGEFVPQHLEFFRVGP, via the coding sequence ATGACTGACCGTCGCGCCACCATCTACGAATTCATCATTGTCGTCGGCTTCTGCTTATTCCTGTTCTTCTACAATCTCGGAGCCTTCGGTCTGGTCGGCGCTGACGAGCCTCGCTACGCCAAGATCGCACGCGAGATGGTGGAGACCCACCAATACATCACGCCGAAGCTCAATGGCCAGCCGTGGCTGGAAAAGCCGATTCTTTATTACTGGCGCGCCGCAATCGCGTTCAAGTTGTTCGGTGTCAGCGACACCACCGCGCGCTTGCCCTCGGCCACATTCGCTTTCTTCCTTGTAGTCGTCGTTTACTTCTGGATGCGCCGGTTCCGTCCGGGCGCGCAACTCGATGCCGCGCTCATGGTTGCCGCCTGCGCCATGATCATCGCCTTCGGCCGGGCAGCATCCATGGATATGCAGCTTGCGGCACCGTTCTGTGCCGGCATGCTCTGCTGGTGGGGATGGCACCAGAACGGGCGCCGCTGGTGGCTCATCGCCTTCTATGTTCTGATGGCAATTGCAACACTCGCCAAAGGCCCAGTCGCGCCATTTCTGGCCGGGCTCATTGTTTTCGTCTACGCGGTTATTCGGCGCGATTGGAAGATTATCTCTGGAACGCTGTGGCCGATTGGGGTCATCGTTTTCTTCCTTGTCGCCGCGCCCTGGTATATCGCGGTTCAACTGGAGACGCCATCGTTCTTCCGCTTCTTTTTCTGGGAACAGAACCTCCAGCGGTTCGGGACCGGCCGCTATCACCATCCCGCGCCTTTCTGGTTCTTCATCCCGGTTTTTCTCCTTGCGGTTATGCCGTGGACGACCTATGTCGTCGCCGGCCTCGTAGACGTGATTCGCGACTGGCGTTTCCGGAAGAAGTATCAGCAGGACCTCGGCGACGGACTGTGGCTGTACCTGTTTCTCTGGGTGGTGATCCCGATCGTCTTTTTCTCGTTCTCACAGTCAAAGCTGCCGGGATACATCCTGCCGGCGGTACCCCCGGCGCTGATTCTCGCTGCCGATTTCCTGCGACGCCGGATGATTGAGTGCGGCCAGCCAAGCCTTATCCTGCTGGCGATCCACTCGACATTCTCTGCAATCCTGATCGCGGCACTTGTTCTCGCGCCTGCCCAACTCGTCAAAGTGCCGCCGTCACCTCATGCCCTTATGATCGCGTCGGCTCTCGGAATGTTCGTGTTTTTCGGGATATTCCTCGCTGTAATCGCCCGCGGATTCCCTATTTTGCGCTTCGTCACCCTGGTGCCGGTTATTATCGGAGTGGCGTTCATCCTGAGAACAGTTGCGCCGATCATCAACTCCACGCAATCGGAGCGACCCGTCGCGAACGCGCTTACCTCGTTCGGAGTGTCCCAAAACGCAACCATCGCCACCTTCCAGGCAAAACGCGAGGTTGGGTACGGCCTCGCCTGGTATCGCAACCAATCGATTAGCGTATACGACCACCTGGAGATTCCGAAGTCGGAACACATAGTGGTTGCCGGCGCCGGCAGCGAAGAGAAAATGCACGAAATACTGCCCGGCCGTACGATCACGCGAATCGGCGAATTTGTTCCCCAACACCTCGAATTCTTTCGCGTCGGGCCGTAA
- a CDS encoding GNAT family N-acetyltransferase, which yields MLSRATIPVEILDLRHFSSVDLRPLLERESDLWMRRLAWDYTPSAEMILRYLDSKILPGYAAIERGRVFGYCFFVYEGSKGVIGDLFVATANGYTTAQQISLVEHELLTHVIETLQSSPGVHRIEAQLLMHTAGSASAPFVREGFARYQRLFMTLPLTAEQAPIHQMPAEFEIRPWREQDYQAAAGLITNAYRNHVDSEINDQYRTLSGSLRFLNNIVRFPGCGTFDAEASFVALHKPSKTTVGMILTSRVKEDVGHVTQVCLMPEYRSHGIGEALIAATRANLRKREFSMLSLTVTEANKRAVALYIRLGFRVQHVFDAFVWEG from the coding sequence ATGCTTTCCCGCGCCACCATTCCCGTGGAGATTCTCGATCTCAGGCATTTCTCGTCCGTTGACCTGCGCCCGCTGCTGGAGCGCGAATCCGACCTCTGGATGCGCCGGCTCGCATGGGATTACACGCCTTCGGCCGAGATGATCCTGCGCTACCTCGACTCAAAAATTCTTCCCGGGTATGCGGCCATCGAGCGTGGGCGAGTCTTCGGCTACTGCTTCTTCGTTTATGAGGGCAGCAAGGGGGTAATAGGCGATCTCTTCGTCGCCACCGCGAACGGCTACACCACCGCGCAGCAGATCTCGCTGGTCGAGCACGAGTTGCTGACGCACGTCATCGAAACCCTGCAGTCCTCGCCAGGAGTCCACCGCATAGAGGCCCAGCTTCTGATGCACACTGCGGGTTCTGCTTCTGCGCCGTTTGTGCGCGAGGGATTCGCACGTTACCAGCGCCTCTTCATGACGCTTCCGCTCACCGCCGAACAGGCGCCGATCCACCAGATGCCCGCCGAGTTCGAAATCCGCCCGTGGCGCGAGCAGGATTACCAGGCCGCCGCCGGACTGATCACGAACGCCTACCGTAATCACGTGGATTCCGAGATCAACGACCAGTACCGAACGCTGAGCGGTTCGCTGCGTTTTCTGAACAACATCGTCCGGTTCCCGGGCTGCGGAACGTTTGATGCCGAAGCGTCATTTGTCGCGCTTCACAAGCCGTCAAAGACGACCGTCGGAATGATCCTTACCTCGCGGGTGAAAGAAGACGTTGGCCACGTCACGCAAGTCTGCCTGATGCCTGAATATCGCAGCCACGGCATCGGCGAAGCCCTAATCGCCGCCACCCGCGCGAACCTGCGCAAGCGCGAGTTCAGCATGTTGTCTTTAACTGTGACCGAAGCGAACAAACGCGCCGTGGCCCTCTATATCCGCCTGGGATTCCGGGTGCAGCATGTGTTCGATGCGTTTGTGTGGGAAGGGTAG
- a CDS encoding DUF6677 family protein, which yields MANAATTTTTTQPQYQTTSYSIMILIAGWLVPGLGHLIQKKWIRGALLMAAILTMFILGLGMQGKVYSFNTGDLLDILGFFGDIGAGGLYFLTRIFDWGQGAIFRATADYGTKYIIVAGLLNVVCCIDAYHIAIGKKK from the coding sequence ATGGCAAACGCAGCTACAACGACGACAACCACTCAGCCGCAGTACCAGACGACGTCATACTCGATCATGATCCTGATCGCGGGATGGCTGGTCCCCGGCCTTGGACACCTGATCCAGAAGAAATGGATTCGCGGAGCGCTGTTGATGGCCGCGATTCTCACCATGTTCATCCTCGGCCTCGGAATGCAGGGCAAAGTGTACTCGTTCAATACGGGCGACCTCCTCGATATCCTCGGATTCTTCGGCGACATCGGCGCGGGCGGACTGTATTTTCTGACCCGGATCTTCGACTGGGGTCAGGGCGCCATCTTCCGCGCTACCGCTGATTACGGAACCAAATACATCATCGTCGCGGGCCTGCTGAACGTCGTCTGCTGCATCGACGCCTACCACATCGCAATCGGGAAAAAGAAATGA